GGAATCGTATTGACCGGTGGTGGTGCTCAGCTGAAGCACATCAAGCAATTGGTGGAGTACGTGACCGGCATGGATACGCGTATCGGTTATCCGAACGAGCATTTGGCCAAGGAGAGCGGGGAGGACTTGAGTAGTCCACTGTTTGCGACCGCGGTCGGATTGGTCATGCGGGGTTGGGAGCAGAAAGAGGCCGAAAAAAGCAAGATGCACCAAGCCGAGCTCGACAGTGCCGAAGCTACCGTACCCGAGATCGAAGGATCCGAGGTGGCCGAAGGCGTCGATGCTGAGGGTGCTGATGTTGAAGCCGGAGCTGAGAGCGACGGCAAAAAGAGAAGTTATTTCGACCGTTGGGTCGACAAGTTTTTAAAGTTCTTAGCGAACGACGAATAGCGAACCATAGGGTAAAACAGGGATCATGGAGGAAATGAATCAAGACAACAATTTGAGTTTCGATCTACCGAAGAATCAGAGTTCGGTGATCAAAGTCATTGGCGTAGGTGGCGGCGGAAGCAACGCGGTCAACTACATGTACGAGCAGGGTATCCGCGGGGTAGACTTCGTAGTCTGCAATACGGATGCGCAGGCTTTGAACAACAGTCCGGTGCCTTTGAAGATACAATTAGGTGTTACATTGACCGAAGGACTTGGGGCCGGGGCGAATCCGGAAGTCGGTGAAAACGCCGCTATGGAGAGTATTGAGGAAATCGAGGGGATTCTGGAGAAGAACACCAAGATGATCTTCATCACGGCCGGAATGGGCGGTGGAACGGGAACGGGAGCCGCGCCTATAGTGGCCAAAGTAGCCAAGGAAATGGGTATTTTGACCGTAGGTATCGTCACCATTCCGTTCAGTTTTGAAGGAAACACCCGAATGCTCCAAGCCGAAAAGGGCGTTGAAGCGCTGCGCGAGAATGTGGATTCGCTGATCGTGATCAACAACAACAAGCTTCGCGAGGTGTACGGTAATCTGGGCTTCAAGGCCGGATTCTCAAAGGCCGATGAAGTGCTTGCCACGGCGAGCCGCGGAATTGCGGAGGTCATTACCCACCACTACACGCAAAACATCGACTTGCGCGATGCGCGTACTGTGTTGGCCGATAGCGGTACGGCGATCATGGGCTCGGGTCAGGCCAAAGGCGAACAACGCGCCATTGATGCGATCAACAGCGCCTTGGATTCGCCCCTGTTGAACGACAACAAGATCCGTGGAGCCAACAACGTACTGTTGTTGATCGTGAGCGGAAACGAAGAGATCACCATCGACGAGATCGGGGAGATCAACGACTTTATTCAGCGCGAGGCCGGCGGTTCGGCGAACATCATCATGGGTATCGGTGAGGACGAGAGCTTGGGTGATTTCATCAGTGTAACGGTGATCGCGACCGGATTCAACACCGAGCAGCAAGTGCACGTAGTGCCTAAAGAGCCGGAGAAGATCGTGCATACGCTGGAAGATTCAACTCCCTCGCCACTGAGCGGACCGATTAAAACGACAGCGCCAGCTACAGAGGCGCCGGCTCCGGCTCCAGCGCCAGAAAAGTCGGAGGCTCCTGCAGAGGAGG
This sequence is a window from Flavobacteriales bacterium. Protein-coding genes within it:
- the ftsZ gene encoding cell division protein FtsZ, producing MEEMNQDNNLSFDLPKNQSSVIKVIGVGGGGSNAVNYMYEQGIRGVDFVVCNTDAQALNNSPVPLKIQLGVTLTEGLGAGANPEVGENAAMESIEEIEGILEKNTKMIFITAGMGGGTGTGAAPIVAKVAKEMGILTVGIVTIPFSFEGNTRMLQAEKGVEALRENVDSLIVINNNKLREVYGNLGFKAGFSKADEVLATASRGIAEVITHHYTQNIDLRDARTVLADSGTAIMGSGQAKGEQRAIDAINSALDSPLLNDNKIRGANNVLLLIVSGNEEITIDEIGEINDFIQREAGGSANIIMGIGEDESLGDFISVTVIATGFNTEQQVHVVPKEPEKIVHTLEDSTPSPLSGPIKTTAPATEAPAPAPAPEKSEAPAEEDVVRFDLGDFDTEAEAEEEPSAANALEEDRSAANANALNEQPTSFDFTGVSKPIEPQAPEQKEDPVMEDDSEEEDRVVFSLDLEDEAEEEAPMGHNEPVEVMEDESDHDHSITFELRVEEEPKPEAEAEAEAEAFKHINEQEPRLEDHLGLDGSIEETPNYLRSQPEQCSDGNVVHSLFDAVQEETGEDSAENKAVEHRMVSTASSQVSEEWTTMTMDESEDSDPTEQSMADLQIQKARERKARLKAFNYRFKNVPNGLEDLENEPAYKRKGVDLERVPHSSEAPISRYTLGESEEDGSAEIKSKNSFLHDNVD